In Frondihabitans sp. PAMC 28766, a genomic segment contains:
- a CDS encoding FBP domain-containing protein has protein sequence MLPLTEQSIRASFVNASRKEVSDLTLPARFDDIDWESLDYLGWRDPKAPRRAYVVVPTDAEVVGILLRQAEASPRSRAQCTWCQDVTLPNDVVFYAAKRAGSAGRKGDTVGTLVCADFECSANVRKPPPPAYLGFDVEAARQGRMASLGERAAAFAANVAAG, from the coding sequence ATGCTTCCCTTGACGGAACAGTCCATCCGCGCGTCCTTCGTGAACGCGTCTCGCAAAGAGGTCTCCGACCTCACTCTCCCCGCCCGCTTCGACGACATCGACTGGGAGTCGCTCGACTACCTCGGCTGGCGCGACCCCAAAGCGCCTCGCCGCGCGTACGTCGTCGTGCCCACCGACGCCGAGGTCGTCGGCATCCTGCTGCGCCAGGCCGAGGCGTCACCCCGCTCGCGCGCGCAGTGCACCTGGTGCCAAGACGTCACGCTGCCGAACGACGTCGTCTTCTATGCGGCCAAGAGGGCAGGATCAGCAGGCCGCAAGGGCGACACCGTCGGCACGCTCGTCTGCGCCGACTTCGAGTGCTCGGCGAACGTGCGGAAGCCGCCGCCCCCGGCCTACCTCGGCTTCGACGTCGAGGCCGCCCGGCAGGGGCGCATGGCGTCGCTCGGCGAGCGGGCCGCGGCGTTCGCGGCGAACGTGGCTGCCGGCTGA
- a CDS encoding mycofactocin-coupled SDR family oxidoreductase: MAGRVEGKVAFVTGAARGQGRSHALRLAQEGADIIAVDILEDIDSNHYPLSTPADLDETVRQIEALDRRIVAYKGDVREPSQLRAAVEKGVAELGHLDLVIANAGICPLGADVPAQGFLDAVQVDLVGVINAVSAALPHLKAGASIVCTGSVAGLMAGGTDNPENGPGGAGYSHAKRGVARFVHDLALQLAPHSIRVNAVHPTNVNTNMLMSQPMYDVFRPDLEHPTREDAEQAFPAMQPMPIGYVEPVDISNAVLYLASDEARYVTGLQLKVDAGALLASTTSGAPA, encoded by the coding sequence ATGGCAGGACGCGTTGAAGGCAAGGTCGCCTTCGTCACCGGAGCAGCACGAGGGCAGGGCCGGAGCCATGCGCTCCGCCTGGCTCAGGAGGGGGCCGACATCATCGCCGTCGACATCCTCGAAGACATCGACAGCAACCACTACCCGCTCTCGACGCCGGCGGACCTCGACGAGACCGTCCGGCAGATCGAGGCGCTGGATCGCAGGATCGTCGCCTACAAGGGCGACGTGCGCGAGCCGTCCCAGCTTCGCGCCGCCGTCGAGAAAGGCGTCGCCGAGCTCGGGCATCTCGACCTCGTCATCGCCAACGCCGGCATTTGCCCGCTCGGCGCCGATGTGCCGGCACAGGGGTTCCTCGACGCCGTGCAAGTCGACCTCGTCGGCGTGATCAATGCTGTCTCAGCGGCGCTGCCGCACCTGAAGGCGGGTGCCTCGATCGTCTGCACCGGCTCGGTGGCAGGACTCATGGCGGGCGGCACGGACAACCCCGAGAACGGGCCCGGAGGCGCGGGGTACTCGCACGCCAAGCGAGGCGTCGCCCGATTCGTGCACGACCTGGCCCTGCAGCTCGCGCCGCACTCCATTCGTGTGAACGCCGTGCACCCGACGAACGTCAATACGAACATGCTGATGAGCCAGCCGATGTACGACGTGTTCCGCCCCGACCTCGAGCACCCGACCCGCGAGGACGCCGAGCAGGCCTTCCCCGCGATGCAGCCCATGCCGATCGGCTACGTCGAGCCGGTCGACATCAGCAACGCGGTGCTCTACCTGGCCTCCGACGAGGCGCGCTACGTCACGGGGCTCCAGCTCAAGGTCGACGCAGGCGCCCTGCTCGCATCGACGACGTCCGGCGCTCCGGCCTGA
- a CDS encoding TetR family transcriptional regulator — protein MVDEPKTAPVGRPRAAEPSDVAALALRLFAERGFDETTMKDVAQAAGISRQTLFRYFPSKFDIVWDRYQTEYESLERALRSAPGDEPLLDALCRIAPATLEYRADEMDLLRTQVRLIDSVPSAEAHVSERIAEYVAILSAFIERRTGLPADSLYPQLVSRLVWTTSWTALVAWAASDDATPNAALAEAFELFRTGLAAPPTDA, from the coding sequence ATGGTCGACGAGCCGAAGACCGCGCCCGTGGGTCGCCCCCGAGCCGCCGAGCCGTCCGACGTCGCGGCCCTGGCGCTCCGTCTCTTCGCCGAGCGAGGATTTGACGAGACGACCATGAAAGACGTCGCCCAAGCCGCCGGGATCAGCAGGCAGACGCTCTTCCGCTACTTCCCGTCGAAGTTCGACATCGTGTGGGATCGCTACCAGACGGAGTACGAGTCACTGGAGCGCGCCCTTCGTTCGGCCCCGGGCGACGAGCCGCTCCTCGACGCCCTGTGCCGGATCGCTCCGGCCACGCTGGAGTATCGGGCCGACGAGATGGACCTCTTGCGAACCCAGGTGCGCCTGATCGACTCGGTGCCGAGTGCCGAAGCGCACGTCAGCGAGCGGATCGCCGAGTACGTCGCAATCCTGAGCGCCTTCATCGAACGCCGCACCGGGCTGCCGGCAGACAGCCTCTACCCGCAGCTCGTGAGCCGCCTCGTCTGGACCACCAGCTGGACGGCGCTCGTCGCCTGGGCAGCCTCCGACGACGCCACCCCGAACGCGGCGCTCGCCGAGGCGTTCGAGCTCTTTCGGACGGGGCTGGCCGCACCGCCGACCGACGCCTGA
- a CDS encoding DNA alkylation repair protein: MPFADELIGVPTAVSLVRAIEAAAPAADVSQLRAAATAEALGPLALRERSDLLRDRLLTAVPGSSADLDAVVRRAATGDLPFTGWLIWPVTSAVAERAVQESTPVAFDDALRLIAELTGRLTGEFAIRVLLRHDLARALAVIEGEWVGSADEHVRRLASEGTRPYLPWATRVPGILQDPSSTVPILTALYRDESDYVRRSVANHLNDISRHDAELVVATAAGWLATPDSNTGALVRRALRTLVKRGDPGALALLGFAPASLEVTGPTLDRAVVAVGDSLTFRASLVNTGAVPARLSIDYVVHHQKANGATTGKTFKLAVRDLAPGGRLDLVKTHSFKLITTRRYHPGAHAVELLVNGVSEGRAGFDLVTA; the protein is encoded by the coding sequence ATGCCCTTCGCCGACGAACTGATCGGGGTGCCGACCGCCGTCTCCCTCGTGCGCGCCATCGAGGCGGCGGCACCCGCGGCCGACGTGTCGCAGCTGCGGGCGGCCGCCACCGCCGAGGCGCTCGGGCCGCTGGCCCTGCGCGAGCGCAGCGACCTGCTGCGCGACCGGCTTCTGACGGCCGTGCCGGGCTCGTCGGCAGACCTCGACGCGGTCGTCCGCCGCGCTGCCACCGGCGACCTCCCCTTCACGGGCTGGCTCATCTGGCCGGTCACGAGCGCTGTCGCCGAGAGAGCAGTGCAGGAGTCGACACCGGTCGCGTTCGACGACGCCCTGCGGCTGATCGCCGAGCTGACCGGCCGCCTCACCGGCGAGTTCGCCATCCGGGTGCTGCTGCGGCACGACCTCGCCCGCGCGCTCGCCGTGATCGAGGGCGAGTGGGTGGGCTCTGCCGACGAGCACGTGCGCCGACTGGCCTCGGAGGGGACGCGACCGTATCTGCCGTGGGCGACCCGGGTGCCCGGGATCCTGCAGGACCCCTCATCCACGGTGCCGATTCTCACCGCCCTCTACCGCGACGAGAGCGACTACGTGCGGAGGTCGGTCGCGAACCACCTCAATGACATCAGTCGCCACGACGCCGAGCTGGTCGTGGCGACGGCTGCGGGGTGGCTGGCGACGCCGGACTCCAACACGGGTGCGCTGGTGCGGCGCGCGTTGCGCACCCTGGTGAAACGTGGGGATCCCGGTGCCCTCGCCCTGCTCGGATTTGCGCCCGCCTCGCTGGAGGTGACCGGCCCGACGCTCGATCGGGCGGTCGTGGCCGTCGGCGATTCGCTCACCTTCCGGGCGTCGCTCGTGAACACCGGGGCGGTACCGGCTCGGCTGTCGATCGACTACGTCGTGCACCACCAGAAGGCGAACGGGGCGACGACCGGCAAGACGTTCAAGCTCGCCGTGCGCGACCTGGCCCCGGGCGGACGGCTCGACCTCGTCAAGACGCACTCGTTCAAGCTCATCACCACCCGCCGCTACCACCCGGGCGCTCACGCCGTCGAGCTGCTCGTCAACGGGGTCTCGGAGGGGCGGGCTGGGTTCGACCTCGTCACGGCGTAG
- a CDS encoding aldo/keto reductase encodes MNEQLTFNNGVTMPALGLGVFQSSPEETVDAVDTALRGGYRLIDTAAAYFNEKQVGEGIRKSGVDRDEIFVETKVFISQFGYEETLHAFDVATAKLGLDTLDLFILHQPAPWIWDKTLEAYRALETLLEEGKVRSIGVSNFTPEHLDNLMQERTVVPALNQIELHPYFAQHENEAADTALGTITQAWSPIGGITFYPGFNEGGHKNPLTDTTIQAIGEKYGKTNAQVMIRWHLEQGRSAIPKSVKPARIAENFEVFDFELTPQDIAAIDALDLGKRSGPDPDAVRPPERIFDIPEA; translated from the coding sequence ATGAACGAACAGCTCACTTTCAACAACGGCGTCACCATGCCGGCCCTGGGCCTCGGTGTCTTCCAGAGCTCGCCCGAAGAGACGGTCGACGCCGTCGACACGGCCCTCCGTGGCGGCTACCGCCTCATCGACACCGCCGCGGCCTACTTCAACGAGAAGCAGGTCGGCGAGGGGATTCGCAAGTCGGGTGTCGACCGCGACGAGATCTTCGTCGAGACGAAGGTCTTCATCAGTCAGTTCGGCTACGAGGAGACCCTGCACGCCTTCGACGTCGCGACCGCGAAGCTCGGCCTCGACACCCTCGACCTCTTCATCCTCCACCAGCCCGCCCCGTGGATCTGGGACAAGACCCTCGAGGCCTACCGCGCCCTCGAGACCCTCCTCGAAGAGGGCAAGGTGCGCTCGATCGGCGTCAGCAATTTCACGCCCGAGCACCTCGACAACCTCATGCAGGAGCGCACCGTCGTCCCGGCCCTCAACCAGATCGAGCTCCACCCGTATTTCGCGCAGCATGAGAACGAGGCGGCCGACACGGCGCTCGGCACGATCACGCAGGCCTGGTCGCCCATCGGCGGCATCACGTTCTACCCCGGCTTCAACGAGGGCGGCCACAAGAACCCCCTCACCGATACGACCATTCAGGCGATCGGCGAGAAGTACGGCAAGACGAACGCCCAGGTGATGATCCGCTGGCACCTCGAGCAGGGCCGCAGCGCCATCCCCAAGTCGGTCAAGCCCGCGCGGATCGCCGAGAACTTCGAGGTGTTCGACTTCGAGCTGACGCCTCAGGATATCGCCGCGATCGACGCTCTCGACCTCGGCAAGCGCAGCGGCCCCGATCCTGACGCCGTGCGCCCGCCCGAGCGCATCTTCGATATCCCGGAGGCCTGA
- a CDS encoding SRPBCC family protein — MSSSTATATADGDTSARFDRAWDIGTPMTPLGYYPKYGPLPAVVEVRDQTGPWDATGQTRQLMLSDGGYVIEHLVRVDREAGLFVYELSDFQKLFGRLVSGARAEWEYRATNTGTHVRWTYTFFARPGAGLLLEAIVRFAWAPYMRKVLPGILAEIDRHA, encoded by the coding sequence ATGAGCTCCTCCACCGCCACCGCCACCGCCGACGGCGACACCTCCGCCCGCTTCGACCGAGCCTGGGACATCGGCACCCCGATGACACCGCTCGGCTACTACCCGAAGTACGGCCCGCTGCCGGCCGTCGTCGAGGTGCGTGACCAAACCGGCCCGTGGGATGCGACCGGTCAGACCCGGCAGTTGATGCTGTCCGACGGCGGGTACGTGATCGAACACCTGGTGCGCGTCGACCGCGAGGCGGGGCTCTTCGTCTACGAGCTGAGCGACTTCCAGAAGCTGTTCGGCCGGCTCGTCAGCGGAGCCCGCGCCGAGTGGGAGTACCGCGCGACGAACACCGGCACCCACGTGCGCTGGACGTACACGTTCTTCGCCCGGCCCGGCGCCGGCCTCCTGCTCGAGGCCATCGTGCGTTTCGCCTGGGCGCCGTACATGCGGAAGGTGCTGCCCGGCATCCTGGCCGAGATCGACCGCCACGCCTGA